The following are encoded together in the Pseudomonas sediminis genome:
- the panC gene encoding pantoate--beta-alanine ligase, with translation MTTVKTLRELRAAIAQARAEGKQIGFVPTMGNLHAGHVSLVQIAAQRADFVVASIFVNPLQFGAGEDLDTYPRTLAADQEKLLAAGCHLLFHPDVAEIYPHGMSNQARVIVPGVSEGLCGASRPGHFEGVATVVTKLFNMVQPDLAVFGEKDYQQLAVIRALVQDLNMPIQIIGAPTQRAEDGLALSSRNGYLSEEQRAAAPALYRGLQAIAEELQRGARDYARLIDSAQAQQRGAGFIPDYLEIRNAVNLRPAQLDDHHLVVLTAAQLGSTRLIDNLVVELPRQ, from the coding sequence ATGACCACGGTGAAGACCCTGCGCGAGCTGCGCGCAGCCATCGCTCAGGCACGAGCCGAGGGCAAGCAAATCGGTTTCGTGCCGACCATGGGCAATCTGCACGCGGGCCACGTCTCGCTGGTACAGATCGCCGCCCAACGCGCCGACTTCGTGGTTGCCAGCATCTTCGTCAACCCACTGCAGTTCGGCGCCGGTGAGGATCTGGACACCTATCCGCGCACCCTCGCCGCCGACCAGGAGAAACTGCTGGCGGCCGGCTGCCACCTGCTGTTTCACCCCGATGTCGCGGAAATCTACCCGCACGGCATGAGTAACCAGGCCCGCGTCATCGTTCCCGGTGTTTCCGAAGGCCTCTGCGGCGCCAGTCGTCCGGGGCATTTCGAGGGCGTCGCGACGGTGGTGACCAAGCTGTTCAACATGGTCCAGCCTGATCTGGCCGTGTTCGGCGAGAAGGACTATCAGCAACTGGCAGTGATCCGCGCACTGGTGCAGGACCTGAACATGCCGATCCAGATTATCGGTGCGCCAACTCAACGCGCCGAGGACGGCCTTGCGCTGTCCTCGCGCAACGGCTACCTCAGCGAGGAGCAACGCGCCGCCGCCCCCGCGCTGTATCGAGGCCTGCAAGCGATCGCCGAAGAGCTGCAGCGTGGCGCTCGCGATTACGCACGGCTTATCGACAGTGCCCAGGCGCAGCAACGTGGTGCTGGCTTCATCCCCGATTACCTGGAGATCCGTAACGCGGTGAACCTGCGCCCGGCCCAGCTCGACGATCATCACCTGGTGGTGCTGACTGCTGCACAGCTGGGTAGCACCCGCCTGATCGATAATCTGGTGGTTGAACTGCCACGCCAGTAG
- the pgi gene encoding glucose-6-phosphate isomerase gives MAYYQQPQDVTTLPAWQALQQHRAEMAGFSMREAFAADARRYQRFSLDSCGLLLDYSKNLIDEHGLDLLIQLAEQAGLQESIASLYHGEQVNASEGRAALHTALRSPIGRRLLVDGHDIIPEVHRVLNQVTELVSRIHSGLWRGYSEKPIKEVVNIGIGGSFLGPQLVSEALRPFTQRGVRCHYLANIDGSEFRELTARLNPETTLFIVSSKSFGTLETLKNTLAARDWYLAMGGPEEELHRHFIAVTSNRKAAIEFGIGEENIFPMWDWVGGRYSLWSAIGLPIALAIGVSNFKELLAGAYAMDQHFTQAPLAENMPVLMALLGIWYTNFWDAQSHAILPYDHYLRNFTKHLQQLDMESNGKSVRQDGSALDIATGPIIWGGVGCNGQHAYHQLLHQGRLLVPADFIVPVNSYNPLSDHHQWLFANCLSQAQALMQGKTREEAEAELRAKGMAEADVQRLAPHKVIPGNRPSNILVMNRIAPFELGALVALYEHKVFVQSAIWGINAFDQWGVELGKEMGKEVYQRLTGQLDGSASDASTQGLIAHFREHHRG, from the coding sequence ATGGCCTATTACCAGCAGCCTCAAGACGTCACCACCCTGCCCGCCTGGCAGGCCCTGCAGCAGCATCGCGCCGAGATGGCCGGTTTCAGCATGCGCGAAGCCTTCGCTGCAGACGCACGGCGCTACCAGCGCTTTTCCCTCGACAGCTGCGGGCTGCTGCTGGATTACTCGAAGAACCTGATCGATGAGCACGGCCTCGATCTGCTGATTCAACTGGCCGAGCAGGCCGGTCTGCAGGAGTCCATCGCCAGCCTGTACCACGGCGAACAGGTCAACGCTTCGGAAGGCCGCGCCGCGCTGCATACCGCCCTGCGCAGCCCGATTGGCCGCCGCCTGCTGGTCGACGGCCATGACATCATTCCCGAGGTCCATCGCGTCCTGAACCAGGTCACCGAGCTGGTCAGTCGCATTCACAGTGGCCTGTGGCGCGGCTACAGCGAAAAACCGATCAAGGAAGTGGTCAACATCGGCATTGGCGGCTCCTTCCTCGGCCCGCAACTGGTTTCCGAGGCCCTGCGCCCATTCACCCAGCGTGGCGTGCGCTGCCACTACCTGGCCAATATCGACGGCAGCGAATTCCGCGAACTGACCGCCCGCCTCAACCCGGAAACTACCCTGTTCATCGTTTCCAGCAAGTCCTTCGGCACCCTGGAAACCCTGAAGAATACCCTGGCCGCGCGCGACTGGTACCTGGCCATGGGCGGCCCGGAAGAAGAGCTGCACCGTCACTTCATCGCCGTAACCAGCAACCGCAAGGCTGCCATCGAGTTCGGCATCGGCGAAGAGAACATCTTCCCCATGTGGGACTGGGTCGGCGGCCGCTACTCGTTGTGGTCGGCCATTGGCCTGCCCATCGCCCTGGCCATCGGCGTGTCCAACTTCAAGGAACTGCTGGCCGGTGCCTACGCCATGGACCAGCACTTCACCCAGGCGCCATTGGCCGAGAACATGCCGGTGCTGATGGCCCTGCTGGGCATCTGGTACACCAATTTCTGGGACGCGCAGAGCCACGCCATCCTGCCCTACGACCATTACCTGCGTAACTTCACCAAACACCTGCAGCAGTTGGACATGGAGTCCAACGGCAAGAGCGTGCGCCAGGATGGCAGCGCGCTGGACATCGCCACGGGGCCGATCATCTGGGGCGGTGTCGGCTGCAACGGCCAGCATGCTTACCACCAGTTGCTGCACCAGGGCCGCCTGCTGGTACCGGCGGACTTCATCGTTCCGGTCAACAGCTACAACCCGCTGTCAGACCATCACCAGTGGTTGTTCGCCAACTGCCTGTCGCAGGCCCAGGCGCTGATGCAGGGCAAGACGCGTGAGGAGGCCGAGGCCGAACTGCGCGCCAAAGGCATGGCCGAGGCCGACGTGCAGCGCCTGGCGCCGCACAAGGTGATCCCCGGCAATCGCCCGAGCAACATCCTGGTGATGAACCGCATCGCACCATTCGAGCTGGGCGCGCTGGTTGCCCTTTACGAGCACAAGGTCTTCGTGCAGAGCGCCATCTGGGGCATCAATGCCTTCGACCAGTGGGGCGTGGAGCTGGGCAAGGAGATGGGCAAGGAAGTGTATCAGCGCCTGACCGGCCAGCTCGATGGCAGTGCATCGGATGCATCGACCCAGGGCCTGATCGCTCATTTCCGCGAACATCATCGCGGCTGA
- a CDS encoding sensor histidine kinase: MLTSFSLSELILISAGYLLVLFGVAWVSEHGLIPRWIIRHPLTYTLSLGVYASAWAFYGTVGLAYQYGYGFLASYLGVSGAFLLAPVLLYPILRITRTYQLSSLADLFAFRFRSTWAGALTTLFMLIGVLPLLALQIQAVADSIGILSREPLQEKVALSYCGLIILFTILFGARHIATREKHEGLVFAIAFESLVKLVALGVIGWYALYQVFGGPRELELWLVQNQAALSTLHTPLQEGPWRTLLLVFFASAIVMPHMYHMTFTENLNPRAMVSASWGLPLFLLLMSLAVPLILWAGLKLGATTNPEYFTLGLGIAVNSETLALLAYVGGLSASSGLIIVSTLALSGMALNHLVLPLYQPPAEGNIYRWLKWTRRALIAFIIMAGYGFYLLLGAQQDLANLGIVAFVATLQFLPGVLSVLYWQTANRRGFLAGLLAGISVWALTMLLPLLGNLEGFYLPLFNVIYVLDDASWHLAAIASLAANVLVFTLVSLFTEASPEEKSAAEACAVDNVRRPQRRELVADSPQDFAAQLAKPLGAKTAQREVEQALRDLHLPFDESRPYALRRLRDRIEANLSGLMGPSVAQDIVETFLPYKSGTEGYVTEDIHFIESRLEDYQSRLTGLAAELDALRRYHRQTLQELPMGVCSLAKDQEILMWNRAMEELTDIPAQRIVGSRLSTLSEPWQSLLQDFIERPDQHLHKQHLALDGQIRWLNLHKAAINEPLAPGNSGLVLLVEDQTETQMLEDKLVHSERLASIGRLAAGVAHEIGNPITGIACLAQNLREERETDAELTEISGQILEQTKRVSRIVQSLMSFAHSGSHQRSDEPVCLADVAQDAIGLLSLNKRNFDIQFYNLCDPQHWACGDPQRLAQVLINLLSNARDASPPVGAIRVRSEASEHTVDLIVEDEGSGIPKAIIDRLFEPFFTTKDPGEGTGLGLALVYSIVEEHYGQITIDSPADPERQLGTRIRVTLPRHVEATSVAM, translated from the coding sequence ATGCTGACGAGCTTTAGCCTGAGCGAACTGATCCTGATCAGCGCCGGCTATCTGCTGGTGCTGTTCGGCGTCGCCTGGGTCAGTGAACACGGTCTTATCCCCCGCTGGATCATCCGCCATCCACTGACCTACACCCTGTCGCTGGGCGTCTACGCCAGCGCCTGGGCCTTCTATGGCACGGTGGGTCTGGCCTACCAGTACGGTTACGGCTTCCTCGCCAGTTACCTCGGCGTCTCCGGGGCCTTCCTGCTGGCGCCGGTGCTGCTCTACCCGATCCTGCGCATCACCCGCACCTACCAGTTGTCATCACTGGCCGACCTGTTTGCCTTTCGCTTTCGCAGCACCTGGGCCGGCGCACTGACCACGCTGTTCATGCTGATTGGTGTACTGCCGCTGTTGGCCCTGCAGATCCAGGCGGTGGCCGACTCCATCGGCATCCTCAGCCGCGAGCCGCTGCAGGAAAAGGTCGCGCTGAGCTACTGCGGCCTGATCATCCTGTTCACCATCCTGTTCGGCGCGCGCCATATCGCCACCCGCGAGAAGCACGAGGGCCTGGTGTTCGCCATCGCCTTCGAGTCGCTGGTCAAGCTGGTGGCGCTGGGCGTCATTGGCTGGTACGCGCTGTATCAGGTATTCGGCGGCCCACGTGAGCTGGAGCTGTGGCTGGTGCAGAACCAGGCCGCGCTGTCGACCCTGCACACACCGCTGCAGGAAGGCCCGTGGCGCACCCTGCTGCTGGTGTTCTTCGCCTCGGCCATCGTCATGCCGCACATGTACCACATGACCTTCACCGAGAACCTCAATCCGCGCGCGATGGTCAGCGCCAGCTGGGGCCTGCCGCTGTTCCTGTTGCTGATGAGCCTGGCGGTACCACTGATTCTCTGGGCTGGCCTGAAACTTGGCGCCACCACCAACCCCGAATACTTCACCCTGGGCCTGGGGATCGCGGTCAACAGTGAAACCCTGGCGTTACTGGCGTATGTCGGTGGGCTGTCGGCCTCCAGCGGCCTGATCATCGTCTCGACCCTGGCGCTGTCCGGCATGGCGCTGAATCACCTGGTGCTGCCGCTGTACCAGCCCCCAGCCGAAGGCAACATCTACCGCTGGCTGAAGTGGACGCGCCGCGCGCTGATCGCCTTCATCATCATGGCCGGCTACGGCTTCTACCTGCTGCTCGGTGCGCAGCAGGATCTGGCCAACCTGGGCATCGTCGCCTTCGTCGCTACCCTGCAGTTCCTGCCCGGCGTGCTCTCGGTGCTGTATTGGCAGACGGCCAATCGCCGCGGCTTCCTCGCCGGCCTACTGGCCGGCATCAGCGTCTGGGCGCTGACCATGCTATTGCCGCTGCTGGGCAATCTGGAAGGCTTCTACCTGCCGCTGTTCAACGTCATCTATGTGCTAGACGATGCCAGCTGGCACCTCGCAGCCATCGCCTCGCTGGCCGCCAACGTGCTGGTGTTTACCCTGGTATCACTGTTCACCGAAGCCAGCCCCGAGGAGAAGAGCGCCGCCGAAGCCTGCGCAGTCGACAACGTGCGCCGCCCGCAACGGCGCGAACTGGTCGCCGACTCGCCGCAGGACTTCGCCGCGCAACTGGCCAAGCCGCTTGGCGCCAAGACCGCACAGCGCGAGGTGGAACAGGCCCTGCGCGACCTGCACCTGCCCTTCGACGAAAGCCGTCCCTATGCCCTGCGCCGCCTGCGCGACCGCATCGAGGCCAACCTCTCCGGCCTGATGGGGCCGAGCGTGGCGCAGGACATCGTGGAAACCTTCCTGCCCTACAAATCCGGCACCGAGGGCTACGTCACCGAGGACATCCACTTCATCGAAAGCCGCCTGGAGGACTACCAGTCGCGCCTTACCGGCCTGGCCGCCGAACTCGATGCGCTGCGCCGCTACCACCGCCAGACCCTGCAGGAGTTGCCGATGGGGGTGTGCTCGCTGGCCAAGGACCAGGAGATCCTGATGTGGAACCGGGCCATGGAAGAGCTCACCGACATCCCCGCGCAACGCATCGTCGGTTCGCGCCTGAGCACCCTGAGCGAACCCTGGCAGAGCCTGCTGCAGGACTTCATCGAACGCCCCGACCAGCACCTGCATAAACAGCACCTGGCGCTCGATGGTCAGATCCGCTGGCTCAACCTGCACAAGGCTGCCATCAACGAGCCACTGGCGCCCGGTAACAGCGGCCTGGTGCTGCTGGTCGAGGACCAGACCGAAACCCAGATGCTCGAAGACAAACTGGTGCACTCCGAGCGCCTGGCCAGCATCGGCCGTCTCGCTGCGGGCGTCGCTCACGAGATCGGCAACCCGATCACCGGTATCGCCTGCCTGGCGCAAAACCTGCGCGAGGAACGTGAGACCGACGCCGAATTGACCGAAATCAGCGGGCAGATTCTCGAACAGACCAAGCGCGTGTCACGCATCGTCCAGTCGCTGATGAGCTTCGCCCATTCCGGCAGCCACCAGCGCAGCGACGAGCCGGTGTGTCTGGCCGATGTGGCGCAGGACGCCATCGGCCTGCTGTCGCTGAACAAGCGCAACTTCGACATCCAGTTCTACAACCTGTGCGATCCGCAGCACTGGGCCTGCGGCGACCCGCAGCGCCTGGCCCAGGTGCTGATCAACCTGCTGTCCAACGCCCGTGATGCCTCGCCACCCGTCGGCGCCATCCGCGTGCGCAGCGAAGCCAGCGAGCACACCGTGGACCTGATCGTAGAGGACGAGGGTAGCGGCATTCCCAAGGCGATCATCGACCGCCTGTTCGAGCCATTCTTCACCACCAAGGACCCCGGCGAAGGGACGGGCCTGGGCCTCGCACTGGTCTATTCGATCGTGGAAGAGCATTATGGACAGATAACAATCGACAGCCCGGCTGACCCCGAGCGCCAATTGGGCACTCGAATTCGGGTCACCCTACCGAGGCATGTCGAGGCGACGTCCGTAGCGATGTAA
- the gluQRS gene encoding tRNA glutamyl-Q(34) synthetase GluQRS, translated as MNTAYVGRFAPTPSGYLHFGSLVAALASYLDARAAGGRWLLRMEDLDPPREVPGAQDAILRTLEAYGFEWDGELVRQSERHAEYTAVIARLFSQGLAYACICSRKQLEGHAGIYPGFCRNACHPDHEAAIRLRVPELDYHFIDRVQGEFRQQLGREVGDFVIRRRDGLFAYQLAVVLDDAWQGVTDVVRGADLLDSTPRQLYLQELLGLSQPRYLHVPLIIQPDGHKLGKSYRSPPLPADQAGPLLLRALRALGQQPPAELQGAASAELLAWGIANWDATRIPRSRTLAETQLR; from the coding sequence ATGAACACAGCCTATGTCGGGCGCTTCGCCCCCACGCCCAGCGGCTATCTGCACTTCGGCTCGCTGGTCGCCGCTCTCGCCTCCTACCTCGATGCCCGCGCCGCTGGCGGTCGCTGGCTGCTGCGCATGGAAGACCTCGACCCGCCACGGGAAGTGCCCGGCGCTCAGGATGCGATTCTGCGCACGCTGGAAGCCTACGGTTTCGAGTGGGACGGCGAGTTGGTGCGCCAGAGCGAGCGCCACGCCGAATACACAGCGGTGATCGCCCGGCTATTCAGCCAGGGCCTGGCCTACGCCTGCATCTGCTCGCGCAAGCAGCTCGAAGGCCACGCCGGCATTTATCCGGGGTTCTGCCGTAACGCCTGCCACCCTGACCACGAAGCGGCCATCCGCCTGCGCGTGCCAGAGCTGGACTATCACTTCATCGACCGGGTGCAGGGCGAATTTCGCCAGCAGTTGGGCCGTGAGGTCGGCGACTTCGTGATTCGCCGGCGCGACGGCTTGTTCGCCTATCAGCTCGCCGTGGTGCTGGACGATGCCTGGCAAGGTGTTACCGACGTGGTGCGCGGCGCCGACCTGCTCGACTCCACCCCGCGCCAACTCTATCTGCAGGAACTGCTGGGGCTGTCGCAACCGCGTTACCTGCACGTGCCGCTGATCATTCAGCCGGACGGGCACAAGCTAGGCAAGAGCTACCGCTCGCCACCGCTACCCGCCGACCAGGCCGGGCCTCTGCTACTACGCGCCCTGCGCGCGCTGGGGCAACAACCACCCGCCGAATTGCAAGGCGCGGCATCTGCCGAGCTGCTGGCCTGGGGCATCGCCAACTGGGACGCCACACGTATTCCGCGCAGCCGCACCCTGGCCGAAACGCAATTGAGGTAG
- a CDS encoding sigma-54-dependent transcriptional regulator yields MPHILIVEDETIIRSALRRLLERNQYQVSEAGSVQEAQERYSIPTFDLIVSDLRLPGAPGTELIKLAEGTPVLIMTSYASLRSAVDSMKMGAVDYIAKPFDHDEMLQAVARILRDRQEAKSAPAPATGSSARSGNAEKVVDNANGEIGIIGSCAAMQELYSKIRKVAPTDSNVLVQGESGTGKELVARALHNLSKRAKAPLISVNCAAIPETLIESELFGHEKGAFTGASAGRAGLVEAADGGTLFLDEIGELPLEAQARLLRVLQEGEIRRVGSVQSQKVDVRLIAATHRDLKTLAKTGQFREDLYYRLHVIALKLPALRERGSDVIEIAQAFLVRQYTRMGREPLRFAHDAEQAIRHYPWPGNVRELENAIERAVILCEGAEICADLLGIDIELDDLDDEDFSLPAVAGQSSGNSHEPTEDLSLEDYFQHFVLEHQDHMTETELARKLGISRKCLWERRQRLGIPRRKTGVTSSP; encoded by the coding sequence ATGCCACATATTCTTATCGTCGAAGACGAAACCATTATCCGCTCTGCCTTGCGCCGCCTGCTCGAACGCAATCAGTACCAGGTCAGCGAAGCTGGCTCGGTACAGGAAGCCCAGGAGCGCTACAGCATTCCCACCTTCGACCTGATCGTCAGTGACCTGCGCCTGCCTGGCGCACCGGGCACCGAACTGATCAAGCTGGCCGAAGGCACGCCGGTGCTGATCATGACCAGCTACGCCAGCCTGCGCTCGGCGGTGGACTCCATGAAGATGGGCGCAGTCGATTACATCGCCAAGCCCTTCGACCACGACGAGATGCTGCAGGCAGTCGCTCGCATCCTGCGCGACCGCCAGGAAGCCAAGAGCGCACCCGCGCCCGCCACCGGTAGCAGCGCACGCAGTGGCAATGCCGAGAAGGTGGTGGATAACGCCAATGGCGAGATCGGCATCATCGGCTCCTGCGCCGCCATGCAGGAGCTCTACAGCAAGATTCGCAAGGTAGCCCCCACCGACTCCAATGTGCTGGTGCAGGGTGAGTCCGGCACGGGCAAGGAGCTGGTCGCACGCGCCCTGCACAACCTGTCCAAGCGCGCCAAGGCACCGCTGATTTCGGTGAACTGCGCCGCCATTCCGGAAACCCTGATCGAGTCCGAGCTGTTCGGCCACGAAAAAGGCGCCTTCACCGGCGCCAGCGCCGGGCGCGCTGGTCTGGTGGAAGCGGCCGACGGTGGCACGCTGTTCCTCGACGAGATTGGCGAACTGCCGCTGGAAGCTCAGGCACGCCTGCTGCGCGTGCTGCAGGAAGGCGAGATTCGCCGGGTCGGCTCGGTGCAGTCACAGAAAGTGGACGTGCGCCTGATCGCCGCCACTCACCGCGACCTGAAGACCCTGGCCAAGACCGGCCAATTCCGTGAAGACCTCTATTACCGCCTGCACGTCATCGCCCTCAAGCTGCCGGCGCTGCGCGAGCGCGGTAGCGACGTGATAGAGATCGCCCAGGCATTCCTGGTGCGCCAGTACACCCGCATGGGCCGCGAGCCGTTGCGTTTCGCTCATGATGCCGAGCAAGCGATCCGCCACTACCCATGGCCGGGTAACGTGCGCGAACTGGAAAACGCCATCGAGCGCGCAGTGATTCTCTGTGAAGGTGCGGAAATTTGTGCCGACCTGCTGGGCATCGATATCGAGCTGGACGACCTGGATGACGAGGACTTCAGCCTGCCGGCTGTGGCCGGGCAGAGCAGTGGCAACAGCCACGAGCCGACCGAGGATCTGTCACTGGAAGATTACTTCCAGCACTTCGTCCTCGAACACCAGGATCACATGACCGAGACCGAGCTGGCGCGTAAGCTGGGCATCAGCCGCAAGTGCCTGTGGGAGCGCCGTCAGCGCCTGGGCATTCCACGGCGTAAAACCGGTGTAACCAGCAGCCCTTGA
- the panB gene encoding 3-methyl-2-oxobutanoate hydroxymethyltransferase: MPDVTLTTLQSLKQNGEKIAMLTCYDATYAHAACQAGVDVLLVGDSLGMVLQGHDSTLPVSVEEMAYHTACVKRGNQGALIVTDLPFMAYATTEQALHNSAKLMQAGAHMVKLEGAGWLAEPIRLLAERGVPVCAHLGLTPQAVNILGGYKVQGRQEAQARQMRADAMALEQAGAAMLLLECVPSELAAEITQAVKVPVIGIGAGSATDGQVLVKHDMLGLSLSGRSPKFVRNFMEGQSSIQGAFSAYVQAVKDGSFPAAEHGFSA, encoded by the coding sequence ATGCCTGACGTTACCCTGACCACCCTGCAGAGCCTCAAGCAGAACGGTGAAAAGATCGCCATGCTGACCTGCTATGACGCCACCTACGCCCATGCGGCCTGCCAGGCGGGTGTCGACGTGTTGCTGGTCGGCGACTCCCTGGGCATGGTCCTGCAGGGCCACGACAGCACCCTGCCGGTCAGCGTCGAGGAAATGGCCTACCACACCGCCTGCGTCAAACGCGGCAACCAGGGAGCACTGATCGTCACCGATCTGCCGTTCATGGCCTATGCCACCACCGAGCAGGCTCTGCACAACAGCGCCAAGCTGATGCAGGCCGGCGCGCACATGGTCAAACTGGAAGGTGCTGGCTGGCTGGCCGAGCCGATCCGTCTGCTGGCCGAGCGCGGCGTACCGGTGTGCGCGCATCTGGGCCTGACCCCACAAGCGGTGAACATTCTCGGCGGCTACAAGGTTCAGGGCCGCCAGGAAGCGCAGGCACGGCAGATGCGTGCCGACGCCATGGCACTGGAACAGGCCGGTGCGGCCATGCTGCTGCTCGAATGCGTACCGAGCGAGTTGGCCGCGGAAATCACCCAGGCGGTGAAGGTTCCGGTGATCGGTATTGGCGCAGGCAGCGCCACCGATGGCCAGGTGCTGGTCAAGCACGACATGCTCGGGCTGTCGCTGTCCGGTCGTTCGCCGAAGTTCGTGCGTAACTTCATGGAGGGCCAGAGCAGCATTCAGGGCGCCTTCAGCGCTTACGTACAGGCCGTCAAAGACGGCAGCTTCCCGGCTGCCGAACATGGGTTTTCCGCATGA
- the folK gene encoding 2-amino-4-hydroxy-6-hydroxymethyldihydropteridine diphosphokinase: MMERVYIGLGSNLAEPLQQLRAALHAIAQLPHSRLQAHSSFYISDPLGPADQPRYVNAVAALDTALEPWQLLDALQRIEQEQGRVRKAERWGPRTLDLDILLFGKRLIDDERLTVPHYHMHARPFVLYPLAELAAELQLPDGRSLNALLEACPFTGLERLPE; this comes from the coding sequence ATGATGGAGCGGGTTTACATCGGCCTCGGCAGCAACCTGGCCGAGCCGCTGCAACAGCTGCGCGCGGCCTTGCATGCTATCGCCCAGTTGCCACACAGCCGCTTGCAGGCGCATTCGTCGTTCTACATCAGCGACCCACTGGGTCCGGCGGATCAGCCGCGTTACGTCAACGCCGTGGCAGCGCTGGATACCGCACTGGAGCCCTGGCAGTTGCTCGACGCGCTGCAACGCATCGAACAGGAACAGGGTCGCGTGCGCAAGGCCGAACGCTGGGGACCGCGCACACTGGACCTGGATATCCTGCTGTTCGGTAAGCGCCTGATCGACGACGAGCGCCTGACCGTGCCGCACTACCACATGCACGCGCGTCCTTTCGTGCTCTACCCGCTGGCCGAGCTAGCCGCAGAGCTGCAGTTGCCGGACGGCCGCAGCCTCAATGCATTGCTCGAAGCCTGCCCCTTCACCGGCCTGGAGCGCCTGCCGGAGTGA
- a CDS encoding polynucleotide adenylyltransferase PcnB has product MLKKLFKSFHSPLRRAPRPRSTPEVLSSSQHPLKRNEISRHAISVVERLQKAGYQAYLVGGCVRDLLLDIDPKDFDVATSATPEQVRAEFRNARVIGRRFKLVHVHFGREIIEVATFRANHPQGEEEENSNQAARNESGRILRDNVYGTLEDDAQRRDFTINALYYDPTQEHILDYARGMHDVRNHQVRLIGDPEQRYLEDPVRMLRAVRFAAKLDFDIEKHSAAPIRRLAPMLRDIPSARLFDEVLKLFLAGYAEYTFDLLLEHDLFAQLFPASGAALKQNPQYTEKLIRQALINTDDRIHDGKSVTPAFLFAALLWPALPARVLQLQSKGMPPIPAMQEAAHELIAEQCQRIAVPKRFTIPIREIWDMQERLPRRSGKRADLLLENPRFRAGYDFLLLRELAGEDTGGLGEWWTDYQDANDSERRQMIRDLAGKGESTGAAPRKRRRSNNNRRKRSDEAGGE; this is encoded by the coding sequence ATGCTGAAAAAGCTGTTCAAATCTTTCCACTCACCTCTGCGCCGTGCCCCACGCCCACGCAGCACTCCCGAAGTGCTGAGCAGCAGCCAACATCCGCTCAAGCGTAACGAGATCAGCCGTCACGCCATAAGCGTGGTCGAGCGCCTGCAGAAGGCTGGCTACCAGGCCTATCTGGTCGGTGGTTGCGTCCGCGACCTGCTGCTGGATATTGACCCCAAGGATTTCGACGTCGCCACCAGCGCCACGCCTGAGCAGGTACGTGCCGAATTCCGTAACGCCCGGGTGATCGGCCGCCGCTTCAAGCTGGTTCACGTGCATTTCGGCCGCGAGATCATCGAAGTCGCTACCTTCCGCGCCAACCACCCACAAGGCGAGGAAGAGGAAAACAGCAACCAGGCGGCACGCAACGAAAGCGGCCGCATCCTGCGCGACAACGTCTACGGCACCCTCGAAGACGATGCACAGCGCCGCGACTTCACCATCAACGCGCTGTACTACGATCCAACCCAGGAGCACATCCTCGACTACGCCCGCGGCATGCACGATGTGCGCAACCACCAGGTACGCCTGATCGGCGACCCGGAGCAGCGTTACCTGGAAGACCCGGTGCGCATGCTGCGTGCGGTACGTTTCGCCGCCAAGCTGGATTTCGATATCGAGAAGCACAGCGCCGCGCCGATTCGCCGTCTGGCGCCGATGCTGCGCGACATTCCCTCGGCGCGCCTGTTCGACGAAGTGCTCAAGCTGTTCCTCGCCGGTTACGCCGAATACACCTTCGACCTGCTGCTCGAGCACGACCTGTTCGCCCAACTGTTCCCGGCCAGCGGCGCAGCGCTCAAGCAGAACCCGCAGTACACCGAGAAGCTGATTCGCCAGGCGCTGATCAACACCGACGACCGCATCCACGATGGCAAATCGGTCACGCCGGCCTTCCTCTTCGCCGCACTGTTGTGGCCTGCCCTCCCGGCCCGCGTACTGCAGTTGCAAAGCAAAGGCATGCCGCCGATTCCGGCCATGCAGGAAGCCGCCCACGAACTGATCGCCGAGCAATGCCAGCGCATTGCCGTGCCCAAGCGTTTCACCATCCCGATTCGCGAAATCTGGGACATGCAGGAGCGCCTGCCGCGACGCAGTGGCAAGCGTGCCGATCTGCTGCTGGAGAACCCGCGTTTCCGCGCAGGCTATGACTTCCTCCTGCTGCGCGAACTGGCCGGGGAGGACACTGGAGGCCTGGGCGAATGGTGGACGGACTATCAAGACGCTAACGACAGTGAGCGCCGACAGATGATTCGCGACCTCGCAGGCAAAGGCGAAAGCACCGGCGCCGCGCCGCGCAAACGTCGCCGCAGCAACAACAATCGGCGTAAGCGCAGCGACGAAGCCGGCGGCGAATGA